In Fimbriiglobus ruber, a genomic segment contains:
- a CDS encoding zinc-finger-containing protein, translating to MSLFCPYCGSGAKLVLGRAIYADRWPNLSDKAFWACERYPTCDAYVGCHPGTETPLGRLANKELRGWKLKAHNSFDPLWKAKLAKRQREQGPDPKSRARGTGYQWLAGQLGIPVEQCHIGLFDADTCRRVVTLCEPYARRLHSRRVA from the coding sequence ATGAGTTTGTTTTGTCCGTACTGCGGGAGCGGGGCCAAGCTCGTCCTGGGTCGGGCGATCTATGCCGACCGGTGGCCGAACCTATCCGACAAAGCGTTCTGGGCCTGTGAACGCTACCCGACCTGCGACGCCTATGTGGGGTGCCATCCGGGGACCGAGACACCCCTGGGACGGTTGGCGAACAAAGAGCTTCGGGGCTGGAAGCTCAAAGCTCACAATAGCTTCGATCCCCTCTGGAAAGCGAAGCTAGCGAAGCGACAGCGGGAGCAGGGTCCAGACCCGAAAAGCCGGGCGCGAGGCACCGGCTATCAGTGGCTGGCTGGTCAACTCGGCATCCCGGTCGAGCAGTGTCACATCGGACTGTTTGATGCGGACACCTGCCGACGGGTCGTCACCCTTTGTGAGCCCTACGCCCGTCGACTCCATTCGAGGAGAGTGGCATGA
- a CDS encoding IS5 family transposase, producing the protein MDATVRKPYPTDLTDLQWEIIQVVLPAARPGGRPRSVDLREVLNAIVYVNRSGCQWSMLPHDFPAKSTVYEYFAQWRDDGTWQELLDVLREGYREVHAPSHERTPSAASIDSQSVKGTEHAGGNGYDAGKKIQGRKRSIVVDTLGLLMVVAVTAGHVDDAAAAPTVLEGLDRDAYPRLKVVWADGKYHNHALNGWKDGHPELGWELVIVRRPDGVKGFTLLPKRWVVERTFGWLGRARRLSRNYERLNSSSESMIRVRSIQLILNRMDPQERYPPFKYRVASK; encoded by the coding sequence ATGGATGCGACCGTTCGCAAACCGTATCCGACCGATTTGACCGACCTCCAATGGGAGATCATCCAGGTCGTCCTGCCGGCCGCCCGACCCGGAGGACGCCCCCGGTCGGTGGACCTCCGGGAGGTGCTGAACGCGATCGTGTACGTGAACCGGTCGGGGTGTCAGTGGTCGATGCTCCCGCACGACTTCCCGGCCAAGAGTACGGTGTACGAATACTTCGCCCAGTGGCGGGACGATGGCACCTGGCAAGAACTCCTGGATGTCCTCCGGGAGGGGTATCGGGAAGTCCACGCCCCGAGTCACGAGCGGACCCCGAGTGCCGCGAGCATCGACAGCCAGTCGGTCAAAGGGACCGAACACGCGGGCGGGAACGGGTACGATGCGGGCAAGAAAATCCAGGGCCGGAAGCGGTCGATCGTGGTCGATACGCTGGGCCTGCTGATGGTCGTGGCGGTGACCGCCGGGCACGTCGACGACGCGGCCGCGGCCCCGACCGTACTCGAAGGGTTGGACCGTGACGCGTACCCGCGATTGAAGGTCGTGTGGGCCGACGGGAAGTACCACAACCATGCCCTGAACGGGTGGAAAGACGGCCACCCGGAACTCGGATGGGAACTCGTCATCGTCCGCCGACCGGACGGGGTCAAGGGGTTCACCCTGTTACCCAAGCGGTGGGTCGTCGAGCGGACGTTCGGGTGGCTCGGGCGGGCCCGGCGGTTAAGTCGTAATTATGAGCGACTGAATAGTTCCAGCGAATCCATGATTCGTGTGCGGTCAATCCAGCTGATCCTCAATCGCATGGATCCACAAGAGCGTTATCCCCCGTTTAAATATAGAGTTGCATCAAAATAG
- the ssb gene encoding single-stranded DNA-binding protein, with product MAGSINRVTLLGHLGKDPEIRKTQDGREIATLSVATSESWKDRNTGERRERVEWHRAVIFNDGLTGVARDYLRKGSKVYLEGQLQTRKWTDQSGQERYATEVVLQGFGATLVLLDPKREDAPAASSARADEPAESQPIDDKIPF from the coding sequence ATGGCAGGAAGCATCAATCGGGTCACCTTACTTGGTCACCTGGGTAAAGACCCGGAGATCCGCAAAACGCAGGACGGGAGGGAGATCGCCACGCTTTCGGTGGCCACGTCCGAATCGTGGAAGGATCGGAATACGGGCGAACGCCGCGAGCGTGTCGAGTGGCACCGCGCAGTCATCTTCAACGATGGATTAACCGGTGTCGCCCGCGATTATCTGCGGAAGGGCTCGAAAGTGTATCTCGAAGGTCAGCTTCAAACCCGGAAGTGGACGGACCAAAGCGGACAGGAGAGGTACGCCACCGAGGTTGTTCTTCAAGGGTTCGGGGCCACTCTGGTCCTTCTGGACCCGAAACGAGAGGACGCTCCCGCGGCATCATCGGCCCGCGCGGACGAGCCGGCGGAATCACAACCTATTGATGATAAAATACCGTTTTAA
- a CDS encoding DUF2312 domain-containing protein: protein MIDTSQSADQLRSVIERVEKLEEEKAAIAGDIRDVFAEAKGNGFDVKAIRQIIKLRKLDASERDEQESILDTYLRALGMAPELEDDEEAA from the coding sequence ATGATCGACACCAGTCAGTCAGCCGACCAACTTAGGAGTGTTATCGAGCGAGTCGAGAAGTTGGAAGAAGAGAAGGCCGCGATCGCGGGTGACATCCGCGACGTATTCGCCGAAGCTAAAGGAAATGGCTTTGACGTGAAGGCGATTCGCCAGATTATCAAGCTCCGGAAGCTGGACGCCAGCGAACGCGACGAGCAGGAATCGATTCTCGATACCTACCTCCGTGCCCTCGGGATGGCCCCCGAGTTGGAAGACGACGAGGAGGCGGCATGA
- a CDS encoding HNH endonuclease signature motif containing protein: MCPKHYTRMSRHGNTEGILQFGDPLERFHQKYAVNPETGCWEWACYRHPKGYGIMGIGKYTKVRAHRFAYERLVGPIPAGLQVCHRCDNRRCVNPAHLFLGTNQDNIRDMWAKGRAAKIERKLTWPMATNIRILYCRA, translated from the coding sequence ATGTGCCCGAAGCATTACACTCGGATGTCGCGCCACGGCAACACCGAGGGCATTCTCCAGTTCGGCGATCCGCTCGAACGGTTCCACCAGAAGTACGCCGTGAATCCCGAAACGGGATGCTGGGAGTGGGCCTGCTACCGGCACCCGAAGGGATACGGCATTATGGGCATCGGAAAGTACACCAAGGTACGGGCCCACCGTTTCGCTTACGAGCGATTGGTCGGGCCAATTCCCGCCGGCCTGCAAGTCTGCCATCGCTGCGACAATCGACGTTGTGTGAATCCGGCCCACTTGTTCCTCGGGACGAATCAGGACAACATCCGCGACATGTGGGCGAAGGGACGCGCCGCTAAAATCGAGCGAAAGCTGACTTGGCCGATGGCAACCAATATCCGAATTTTGTACTGCCGGGCATGA
- a CDS encoding carbohydrate-binding protein, with protein MRKRIIPSDQPVPADVWMNPDSVARVEVSSEEPEHPVEAALLPGTGWRASRPGPQTIRLVFNGPQHIRRIRLRFVADAHTRTQEFVLRWVNASSEPREIVRQQWNFSGSTEEVEDYRVDLPGVIELELVVIPDISGGSAHASLAEMRVA; from the coding sequence ATGAGGAAGAGAATTATTCCGTCCGACCAACCCGTCCCGGCTGATGTGTGGATGAACCCGGATAGCGTGGCGAGGGTCGAGGTCAGCTCGGAGGAACCGGAACACCCGGTCGAAGCCGCACTCCTCCCGGGTACAGGCTGGCGTGCCTCCCGCCCCGGGCCACAGACCATCCGGCTGGTGTTCAACGGCCCCCAACATATTCGGCGCATCCGACTGCGGTTCGTGGCTGATGCTCACACCCGGACGCAAGAATTCGTCCTCCGGTGGGTGAACGCGTCGTCAGAACCTCGGGAAATTGTTCGCCAGCAGTGGAACTTCAGCGGGTCAACCGAAGAGGTAGAGGACTACCGGGTGGACCTGCCTGGGGTCATCGAGTTAGAACTCGTCGTCATCCCGGACATTTCCGGAGGAAGTGCCCATGCATCCCTGGCAGAGATGAGGGTCGCGTAG
- a CDS encoding transposase, translated as MPGRDEGRVAEKSIRGTHISVSGKHLEKYAAEFNYRWNRRKAPETMLPGLLSSFQPLK; from the coding sequence ATCCCTGGCAGAGATGAGGGTCGCGTAGCAGAGAAGTCGATCCGAGGAACCCACATCTCGGTTTCCGGGAAGCACCTGGAGAAGTACGCGGCGGAGTTCAACTACCGCTGGAATCGCCGGAAGGCTCCCGAGACGATGCTGCCGGGGCTTCTTTCCTCGTTCCAGCCATTGAAGTGA
- a CDS encoding RNA methyltransferase, whose amino-acid sequence MRGYFGIGIENGKTIANIGTLWRSAHNLGAAFIFTVGQRYKYQSSDNTKAWRSIPLFQFGNFDDFYGNLPHDCQLIGVEYPHPKARPLPDFVHPERAVYLLGAEDHGLSRKALDKCHHIIMIPGSKLDQSLNVSVAGSIIMYDRVIA is encoded by the coding sequence ATGAGGGGATACTTCGGCATCGGCATCGAGAACGGGAAAACCATCGCCAACATCGGGACGCTCTGGCGGTCGGCTCACAACCTCGGGGCGGCGTTCATATTCACCGTGGGACAGCGGTACAAGTACCAATCAAGTGACAACACCAAGGCATGGCGCTCGATCCCGCTTTTTCAATTCGGCAACTTTGACGACTTTTACGGCAATCTACCCCATGACTGCCAACTAATCGGAGTTGAATATCCGCATCCAAAGGCGCGACCGTTACCGGATTTCGTGCATCCTGAACGAGCGGTTTATCTGCTCGGCGCGGAGGATCACGGCCTGAGCCGGAAGGCGTTGGATAAGTGCCACCACATCATCATGATTCCCGGCAGCAAGCTCGATCAAAGTCTGAACGTGTCTGTTGCTGGGAGCATCATCATGTACGACCGAGTGATCGCGTGA
- a CDS encoding IS66 family transposase: MGDEQLKQDVRQGKVSPEHLVDLIVSLQAELLAARQRIRELEQHLPTPPTAKLDQPFSMRAEEQRQHARSNKPQKRKKPKRHGRVTTADKIARAERTEKVFPAGIPPADCRRSHVRPVWRFESGRAVLVAYEIYRGPKNQYGQIPGVFGRSEFAVEIVVAIAFLVHGVGLSFDKVCQVLTFFQQLRLPKSQADALLRQLSRHWEKEFDTLCTLLAHAAVVHADETRWSLNSVWAFLSEQARVLLFGVHKDAGTLKTILDPETFEGVLVSDDAAVYATFTIAQKCWAHLLRKAIKLTLQEPDHEGYRTFTDRLLEIYRAACRARDDGRLSDAGRTARVEGLEQRVYDLCSAQWLADEPPGDGCRNDYRLLVNELMRLMLAKELFPFVTAPAVTQPNGATAPVAGRTTKPSGPSGVRRTRGRRVGRVRPRPARGGGRS, translated from the coding sequence ATGGGGGATGAGCAGCTCAAACAGGACGTTCGGCAGGGCAAGGTGTCACCCGAACACCTGGTCGACCTGATCGTGTCCCTCCAAGCCGAACTCCTGGCCGCTCGCCAACGCATCCGCGAACTTGAGCAACACCTCCCCACCCCGCCGACCGCCAAACTCGATCAACCGTTCTCCATGCGGGCCGAAGAGCAACGACAACACGCCCGTTCGAACAAGCCCCAGAAAAGGAAGAAGCCGAAGCGACACGGGCGGGTCACGACCGCGGACAAGATCGCTCGCGCGGAACGCACCGAGAAGGTGTTCCCGGCCGGCATCCCGCCCGCCGACTGCCGCCGGTCTCACGTCCGCCCGGTGTGGCGGTTCGAGAGCGGGCGTGCGGTCCTGGTCGCGTACGAGATCTATCGCGGACCCAAGAACCAGTACGGTCAGATCCCCGGGGTGTTCGGCCGCAGTGAATTCGCGGTCGAGATCGTCGTCGCGATCGCATTCCTGGTCCATGGCGTCGGCCTGTCGTTCGACAAAGTGTGCCAGGTGCTGACGTTCTTCCAACAACTCCGGCTGCCGAAGTCCCAAGCCGACGCCTTGCTCCGCCAGTTGTCGCGGCACTGGGAGAAGGAGTTCGACACCCTGTGTACCCTGTTGGCCCACGCGGCCGTCGTCCACGCGGACGAGACCCGGTGGAGTCTGAACAGCGTGTGGGCATTCCTGTCCGAACAGGCCCGGGTGTTGCTGTTCGGGGTTCACAAGGATGCCGGGACGCTCAAGACCATTCTCGATCCGGAGACGTTCGAGGGTGTTCTGGTGAGCGACGACGCGGCCGTGTACGCGACTTTCACGATCGCGCAAAAGTGCTGGGCGCACCTCCTCCGCAAGGCGATTAAGCTGACCCTGCAGGAACCCGACCACGAGGGCTACCGGACGTTCACCGACCGGTTGCTGGAGATCTACCGGGCGGCGTGCCGGGCACGGGACGACGGCCGGTTGAGCGATGCCGGCCGGACCGCCCGGGTCGAGGGTCTGGAACAGCGGGTGTACGACCTGTGTTCGGCCCAGTGGCTGGCCGACGAACCGCCGGGCGACGGATGCCGGAATGACTACCGCCTGCTGGTCAATGAACTGATGCGGTTGATGCTGGCCAAGGAATTGTTCCCGTTCGTAACGGCCCCGGCGGTGACGCAACCGAACGGTGCAACGGCCCCGGTCGCGGGACGAACAACGAAGCCGAGCGGACCCTCCGGGGTTCGGCGGACGCGCGGAAGACGGGTCGGACGAGTAAGACCCCGGCCGGCGCGCGGCGGCGGACGATCCTGA
- the rpsU gene encoding 30S ribosomal protein S21 has translation MRVHDREPIGAALRRFKKLIERSGMKKEIRAHEYYEKPCEERSRKKSRKKSAIRKAASGKPVKPERSF, from the coding sequence ATGCGCGTTCACGACCGAGAACCTATCGGCGCGGCCCTACGTCGGTTCAAAAAACTGATCGAGCGAAGCGGGATGAAGAAAGAAATCCGGGCCCACGAGTATTACGAGAAGCCGTGCGAAGAGCGAAGCCGGAAGAAGTCCAGGAAGAAAAGCGCGATCAGGAAAGCCGCCTCGGGTAAACCAGTGAAACCAGAACGGTCGTTCTGA
- a CDS encoding MazG nucleotide pyrophosphohydrolase domain-containing protein — MTEHFNKLTEGEAELLALLAEEMGEAIQIIGKILRHGYDSTHPDEPFGPDNREILEKELGDVRCAMILLCEAGDLRKEAIHRHADDKRERVGKYLHHQPGKEAL, encoded by the coding sequence ATGACCGAACATTTTAACAAACTGACTGAGGGCGAGGCAGAGCTTCTTGCTTTACTCGCCGAGGAGATGGGCGAAGCGATCCAGATCATCGGCAAGATTCTCCGGCACGGCTACGACAGCACTCACCCCGATGAACCGTTCGGGCCGGACAACCGCGAGATTCTTGAAAAGGAACTGGGCGATGTGCGGTGCGCCATGATTCTTCTCTGCGAAGCGGGTGACCTCCGTAAGGAAGCTATTCACAGGCATGCCGACGACAAAAGGGAACGGGTGGGGAAGTATCTGCATCATCAGCCAGGGAAGGAAGCGTTATGA
- a CDS encoding DUF4942 domain-containing protein: MELRPQTPPQRERIKVMTCESTLFQSEQSTTPPEQTGLALQRSLSDITAEYDQKLASLPQAIANFEAAGTTLKTAACIGGTWGNSSIDTGHVYEGKLQDALLQSAWLHVYNGLNIERIASAADKRRFQQAMVSPAPFTLENIRATFGDFILNPRGNILRGLAEVFCDLDPAYKSHDKVRIGVKGLPKRVILSSLSDYGWGRDRLANILNALAAYQNKPLAEYSETSHFLKDGDSLAIARGVRLKRFANGNGHLFFEPDALRDINLALAEYYGEVLPDTSEDKPTEKRPGTAVSKDLQYYPTPAAVVEQVLADVYIREGERVLEPSCGCGRFLDAIRKKGADAVGIEVDPGRAAQARAKGHKVLLANFLETVPTRDYDHVVMNPPFFGQHYAKHVNHALKFLKPGGKLIAILPATARYDHGLLDGRWQDLPVGSFSESGTNINTTVLTMWAPKEAA, translated from the coding sequence ATGGAACTCCGGCCCCAAACACCACCTCAACGTGAAAGGATCAAGGTGATGACATGCGAATCTACACTTTTTCAATCTGAACAGTCAACAACTCCACCCGAACAAACGGGGCTTGCACTTCAGCGAAGCCTCTCCGACATCACGGCGGAGTACGATCAGAAACTGGCTTCCCTACCCCAGGCCATAGCCAATTTCGAGGCGGCCGGCACGACATTAAAAACCGCCGCTTGTATCGGCGGTACGTGGGGAAACAGCAGCATCGACACTGGACATGTCTACGAGGGCAAGCTCCAGGATGCGTTGCTACAATCTGCCTGGTTACACGTTTACAACGGGCTGAACATCGAGCGGATCGCCAGTGCCGCGGATAAGCGACGGTTCCAGCAGGCGATGGTGAGCCCGGCCCCATTCACTCTCGAAAATATCCGGGCGACGTTCGGTGACTTCATTCTTAACCCCCGGGGTAACATCCTTCGAGGTTTGGCCGAAGTGTTCTGCGACCTCGATCCCGCGTACAAGAGCCACGACAAGGTCAGGATTGGCGTCAAAGGCTTGCCGAAAAGGGTTATCCTGTCGAGCCTCAGCGACTATGGTTGGGGGCGTGATCGCCTTGCCAACATCCTCAACGCTCTCGCGGCTTACCAGAACAAACCGCTGGCGGAGTACTCGGAAACAAGCCATTTCCTGAAGGATGGCGACAGCCTGGCGATTGCTCGCGGCGTTCGGCTAAAGCGGTTCGCCAATGGCAACGGACACCTGTTCTTCGAGCCGGATGCCCTCCGCGACATCAATCTTGCCCTTGCTGAATACTACGGCGAAGTGCTTCCCGACACCTCGGAAGATAAGCCAACAGAGAAGCGACCCGGGACGGCCGTCTCGAAAGACCTCCAGTATTACCCGACGCCCGCTGCCGTGGTGGAACAGGTACTGGCGGACGTATACATTCGCGAAGGGGAACGGGTGTTGGAACCTTCCTGCGGATGCGGCCGGTTCCTCGATGCCATACGGAAAAAGGGAGCGGATGCCGTCGGGATCGAGGTTGACCCCGGCAGAGCCGCTCAGGCGAGGGCCAAGGGCCACAAGGTCCTGCTGGCCAACTTCCTGGAAACCGTTCCCACCCGGGATTACGACCACGTGGTTATGAATCCTCCCTTCTTCGGGCAACACTATGCGAAGCACGTCAACCACGCTCTTAAATTCCTGAAGCCGGGCGGAAAGCTGATCGCCATACTGCCGGCCACCGCCCGCTATGACCACGGGTTGCTTGACGGACGCTGGCAAGACCTCCCGGTGGGATCGTTCAGCGAGAGCGGAACGAACATCAACACCACGGTCCTGACGATGTGGGCACCGAAGGAGGCAGCATGA